From the genome of Etheostoma spectabile isolate EspeVRDwgs_2016 chromosome 10, UIUC_Espe_1.0, whole genome shotgun sequence, one region includes:
- the tcof1 gene encoding nucleolar and coiled-body phosphoprotein 1 isoform X2 — translation MSTDASKHELTHLIYRHLKEHGFHSAADELQRHSLQGEKTTSATLLDIYSSWVNDSKKKKQPKSVKRTPVKATPKKKKDKPTNKAETQKKKSVPTKRKRSEGKSAENVISAKKSKTQTKDEVVAAVGHDSDSDSSLDVDKWKKMVLQMTESDMAKMDTINALDSSAPPPIKKRVRKPRAKQPAKTDTPVHQNNRTVGKNEMVEEKAVTQTPTKNSKPKSSRPKKGAPVTLPAPPGQNAVEDGPSASTISPSKQTLHKEKRKKDETPSEEKTDETTPGPKKKRNKKKRNELTEDKVEEIPNGGDGKDNDGEEQKKTVVTEQDFVDKPEEEKKKAKGTKGDGKMSTTEEEIEKNKNGDVENEEISEPMVKKQKAKKKKKEKTDSEENPLQIVEEKKVKKKKTVDGEENPERIGEEKKAKKKRTAGSEENSEQRVEEDGETAEQVVQEKKAKKKKKEKPDEDNSEQIVEEKKKKRKHKSGQNEETSEQIAEDNTTMTNKSESHDREETPEQITEVKKKKKKKDSLKNNDTEPLPPPDPETSSPPTEKKKKKSKLKSAEVPETPAVSVQDASASLTLPTPSSDTSHKKKKGCEDV, via the exons ATGTCAACGGACGCATCAAAGCACGAGCTGACCCATCTGATCTACCGCCATTTGAAGGAGCATGGCTTCCACTCAGCTGCAGATGAGCTACAGAGACACAGCCTACAG GGGGAGAAAACAACATCTGCAACATTATTGGACATCTACAGTTCGTGGGTAAA TgactcaaaaaagaaaaagcagccGAAGTCAGTCAAAAGGACTCCAGTTAAGG CCACtccaaagaaaaagaaggacaaACCTACAAACAAagcagagacacagaaaaagaag TCTGTGccaacaaaaaggaaaagaagtgaAGGTAAATCTGCAGAAAATGTCATCAGTGCGAAAAAATCAAAGACCCAAACCAAAGACGAGGTGGTGGCTGCTGTAGGACACGATTCAGACTCTGACAGCAGTCTGGATGTAGATAAATGGAAGAAAATGGTCTTGCAGATGACAG AGTCTGACATGGCCAAGATGGACACCATCAATGCTCTCGACTCGTCCGCACCACCACCCATTAAAAAGAGAGTGAGGAAACCCCGGGCCAAGCAACCTGCCAAAACCGACACTCCAGTTCACCAGAATAACAGGACAGTTGGAAAGAATGAAATGGTGGAGGAGAAAGCCGTGACACAAACGCCAACAAAGAATAGTAAACCCAAGAGCAGCAGGCCAAAGAAGGGTGCACCTGTGACCTTGCCTGCCCCCCCGGGCCAAAACGCTGTAGAGGACGGGCCATCAGCATCCACTATTTCCCCGTCAAAACAGACActacacaaagagaaaagaaaaaaagatgaaactCCGAGTGAAGAAAAAACGGATGAGACAACACCTGGGCCCAAGAAGAAGAGGAATAAGAAGAAGAGAAATGAGCTTACTGAAGATAAAGTGGAAGAGATTCCAAATGGTGGAGATGGAAAAGACAATGACGGTGAAGAGCAAAAGAAAACTGTAGTCACAGAGCAAGACTTTGTGGATAAACctgaagaggagaagaaaaaggcCAAAGGAACAAAGGGAGATGGTAAAATGAGCACGACGGAAGAAGAAATTGAGAAGAACAAAAATGGGGATGTTGAGAACGAGGAAATTTCAGAGCCGATGGTGAAAAAACAGAAggccaagaagaagaaaaaggagaaaactgaTAGTGAGGAAAATCCACTGCAGATAGtggaagaaaagaaagtgaagaagaagaagacagttGATGGTGAGGAAAATCCAGAGCGGATAGGTGAggaaaagaaagcaaagaagAAAAGGACAGCTGGTAGTGAGGAAAACTCTGAGCAAAGAGTAGAAGAAGACGGAGAAACTGCAGAACAGGTAGTTcaagaaaagaaagcaaagaagaagaaaaaggagaaaccTGATGAAGACAATTCTGAGCAGATagttgaagaaaagaaaaagaaaagaaagcacaaaTCTGGCCAGAATGAGGAGACGTCAGAGCAGATAGCTGAAGACAATacaacaatgacaaataaatcggAGAGCCACGACAGAGAGGAGACCCCAGAGCAGATAactgaagtgaagaaaaagaaaaagaaaaaggactcATTGAAAAATAATGACACAGAACCACTACCTCCACCCGACCCCGAGACATCAAGTCCTccaacagagaagaagaaaa AGAAAAGCAAGTTGAAATCTGCTGAGGTCCCAGAAACCCCTGCGGTTTCTGTCCAAGATGCTTCGGCCTCACTAACCCTCCCAACGCCCTCAAGCGACACCAGCCACAAAAAG AAAAAGGGTTGTGAAGATGTTTGA
- the tcof1 gene encoding muscle M-line assembly protein unc-89 isoform X3, which produces MSTDASKHELTHLIYRHLKEHGFHSAADELQRHSLQQGEKTTSATLLDIYSSWVNDSKKKKQPKSVKRTPVKATPKKKKDKPTNKAETQKKSVPTKRKRSEGKSAENVISAKKSKTQTKDEVVAAVGHDSDSDSSLDVDKWKKMVLQMTESDMAKMDTINALDSSAPPPIKKRVRKPRAKQPAKTDTPVHQNNRTVGKNEMVEEKAVTQTPTKNSKPKSSRPKKGAPVTLPAPPGQNAVEDGPSASTISPSKQTLHKEKRKKDETPSEEKTDETTPGPKKKRNKKKRNELTEDKVEEIPNGGDGKDNDGEEQKKTVVTEQDFVDKPEEEKKKAKGTKGDGKMSTTEEEIEKNKNGDVENEEISEPMVKKQKAKKKKKEKTDSEENPLQIVEEKKVKKKKTVDGEENPERIGEEKKAKKKRTAGSEENSEQRVEEDGETAEQVVQEKKAKKKKKEKPDEDNSEQIVEEKKKKRKHKSGQNEETSEQIAEDNTTMTNKSESHDREETPEQITEVKKKKKKKDSLKNNDTEPLPPPDPETSSPPTEKKKKKSKLKSAEVPETPAVSVQDASASLTLPTPSSDTSHKKKKGCEDV; this is translated from the exons ATGTCAACGGACGCATCAAAGCACGAGCTGACCCATCTGATCTACCGCCATTTGAAGGAGCATGGCTTCCACTCAGCTGCAGATGAGCTACAGAGACACAGCCTACAG cagGGGGAGAAAACAACATCTGCAACATTATTGGACATCTACAGTTCGTGGGTAAA TgactcaaaaaagaaaaagcagccGAAGTCAGTCAAAAGGACTCCAGTTAAGG CCACtccaaagaaaaagaaggacaaACCTACAAACAAagcagagacacagaaaaag TCTGTGccaacaaaaaggaaaagaagtgaAGGTAAATCTGCAGAAAATGTCATCAGTGCGAAAAAATCAAAGACCCAAACCAAAGACGAGGTGGTGGCTGCTGTAGGACACGATTCAGACTCTGACAGCAGTCTGGATGTAGATAAATGGAAGAAAATGGTCTTGCAGATGACAG AGTCTGACATGGCCAAGATGGACACCATCAATGCTCTCGACTCGTCCGCACCACCACCCATTAAAAAGAGAGTGAGGAAACCCCGGGCCAAGCAACCTGCCAAAACCGACACTCCAGTTCACCAGAATAACAGGACAGTTGGAAAGAATGAAATGGTGGAGGAGAAAGCCGTGACACAAACGCCAACAAAGAATAGTAAACCCAAGAGCAGCAGGCCAAAGAAGGGTGCACCTGTGACCTTGCCTGCCCCCCCGGGCCAAAACGCTGTAGAGGACGGGCCATCAGCATCCACTATTTCCCCGTCAAAACAGACActacacaaagagaaaagaaaaaaagatgaaactCCGAGTGAAGAAAAAACGGATGAGACAACACCTGGGCCCAAGAAGAAGAGGAATAAGAAGAAGAGAAATGAGCTTACTGAAGATAAAGTGGAAGAGATTCCAAATGGTGGAGATGGAAAAGACAATGACGGTGAAGAGCAAAAGAAAACTGTAGTCACAGAGCAAGACTTTGTGGATAAACctgaagaggagaagaaaaaggcCAAAGGAACAAAGGGAGATGGTAAAATGAGCACGACGGAAGAAGAAATTGAGAAGAACAAAAATGGGGATGTTGAGAACGAGGAAATTTCAGAGCCGATGGTGAAAAAACAGAAggccaagaagaagaaaaaggagaaaactgaTAGTGAGGAAAATCCACTGCAGATAGtggaagaaaagaaagtgaagaagaagaagacagttGATGGTGAGGAAAATCCAGAGCGGATAGGTGAggaaaagaaagcaaagaagAAAAGGACAGCTGGTAGTGAGGAAAACTCTGAGCAAAGAGTAGAAGAAGACGGAGAAACTGCAGAACAGGTAGTTcaagaaaagaaagcaaagaagaagaaaaaggagaaaccTGATGAAGACAATTCTGAGCAGATagttgaagaaaagaaaaagaaaagaaagcacaaaTCTGGCCAGAATGAGGAGACGTCAGAGCAGATAGCTGAAGACAATacaacaatgacaaataaatcggAGAGCCACGACAGAGAGGAGACCCCAGAGCAGATAactgaagtgaagaaaaagaaaaagaaaaaggactcATTGAAAAATAATGACACAGAACCACTACCTCCACCCGACCCCGAGACATCAAGTCCTccaacagagaagaagaaaa AGAAAAGCAAGTTGAAATCTGCTGAGGTCCCAGAAACCCCTGCGGTTTCTGTCCAAGATGCTTCGGCCTCACTAACCCTCCCAACGCCCTCAAGCGACACCAGCCACAAAAAG AAAAAGGGTTGTGAAGATGTTTGA
- the tmco6 gene encoding transmembrane and coiled-coil domain-containing protein 6, protein MWRLKKVDHKAGRQGDSLEELKFKRREHEKALRQARRDRQLVSKRLLLNDDEDQPGVTMDTNSGEQDVVSLFHKLQHSGLEREAHLKALSKALRNPSAQLTFIKQENGMHLLVGLLTGSDATCRLQAARCLHELSHSPHTNVAPAFLPATPYLLTYLSGQSTKFTELCLYTLGNLCPDSDVVKEKLLAQGIIPALANCIENQRHNLAVVEAVGFTLCQLVQAKDAAEKIIPMVLASSLPSHLLSVLTPDPKFGLAPAIECAWCLHYISCSMKDNRVLLAHGALLQCSSLLVSLGGAVAEGNKEEGMELLICPLLRCVGNLLSSCPVKDLNTQVADLRIVVALCALLQAYLQAQPALARESAWVLNNLTAHSSAFCSALLTLNLVPGLIQLLPFSQGINSMILRVLANVAHKKKEFCVQLAHRGLLSALCATLKMADQEMVTLSMDVLFMLLVNGPQVAEFVRQGGLSLLEAIQYNSEGEIRRRATHLLEHHLLSYSTDCSLDNIPCS, encoded by the exons ATGTGGAGGTTAAAAAAAGTTGACCACAAAGCTGGTCGGCAAGGCGACAGCTTGGAGGAGCTCAAGTTTAAAAGGCGAGAGCACGAAAAGG CCCTGAGACAAGCCCGCAGAGACAGACAGCTTGTGAGCAAGAGACTCCTGCTGAATGATGATGAGGACCAGCCCGGGGTCACCATGGACACAAACTCAGGGGAGCAG GACGTGGTTAGTTTGTTTCACAAACTTCAACACAGCGGGCTGGAGAGGGAGGCCCATCTGAAAGCTTTGAGTAAAGCTCTCCGCAACCCATCGGCACAGCTCACCTTCATCAA GCAAGAGAATGGTATGCATCTTCTGGTTGGTCTCCTCACTGGCTCAGATGCTACGTGCCGTCTGCAGGCTGCTCGGTGTCTTCATGAGCTGTCTCATTCTCCCCACACCAACGTGGCACCAGCCTTTCTGCCTGCCACCCCCTACCTGCTCACCTACCTGTCTGGCCAAAGCACTAAGTTCACT GAGCTGTGTCTCTACACGCTAGGTAATTTATGCCCAGACAGTGATGTTGTGAAAGAGAAGCTCCTGGCCCAGGGAATCATTCCAGCTCTGGCCAACTGTATAGAG aaccaAAGACATAACCTTGCGGTGGTGGAAGCTGTGGGATTCACCCTCTGTCAGCTTGTCCAAGCCAAAGATGCGGCAGAGAAAATAATCCC GATGGTCCTTGCCTCCAGTTTACCTTCACACTTGTTATCAGTCCTGACTCCTGACCCAAAGTTTGGCCTGGCACCTGCCATTGAATGTGCATGGTGTCTGCACTACATCTCATGCAG CATGAAGGACAACAGAGTGCTGTTGGCTCATGGGGCCCTGCTACAGTGCAGTTCTCTGTTAGTGTCACTAGGCGGTGCTGTGGCTGAAGGAAACAAGGAAGAAGGAATGGAGCTG TTGATCTGTCCTCTGCTGAGGTGTGTTGGAAACCTCCTGTCCTCCTGTCCAGTGAAAGACCTGAACACCCAAGTGGCTGACCTTCGTATTGTGGTCGCTCTGTGTGCACTTCTTCAGGCCTACCTGCAGGCTCAGCCAGCGTTGGCTAGAGAGAGTGCCTGGGTCCTCAACAACCTCACAG CTCACTCCAGtgctttctgctctgctctgctgacTCTCAACCTGGTCCCTGGACTGATCCagctcctccctttctctcaaGGCATCAATAGCATG ATCCTGAGGGTTCTAGCAAATGTTGCCCACAAGAAAAAGGAGTTCTGTGTCCAGCTGGCCCATCGTGGATTGCTCTCTGCGCTCTGTGCCACACTTAAAATGGCCGACCAAGAGATGGTGACCTTGAGTATGGATGTCCTGTTCATGCTGTTAGTCAATGGTCCACAG GTGGCAGAGTTTGTGAGGCAAGGCGGGCTTTCACTGTTAGAAGCCATTCAGTACAACAGTGAAGGAGAGATTAGAAGAAGAGCAACACATCTTCTGGAGCACCACCTACTGTCCTACTCAACAGATTGCTCG TTGGACAACATCCCATGTTCCTGA
- the tcof1 gene encoding nucleolar and coiled-body phosphoprotein 1 isoform X1, which produces MSTDASKHELTHLIYRHLKEHGFHSAADELQRHSLQQGEKTTSATLLDIYSSWVNDSKKKKQPKSVKRTPVKATPKKKKDKPTNKAETQKKKSVPTKRKRSEGKSAENVISAKKSKTQTKDEVVAAVGHDSDSDSSLDVDKWKKMVLQMTESDMAKMDTINALDSSAPPPIKKRVRKPRAKQPAKTDTPVHQNNRTVGKNEMVEEKAVTQTPTKNSKPKSSRPKKGAPVTLPAPPGQNAVEDGPSASTISPSKQTLHKEKRKKDETPSEEKTDETTPGPKKKRNKKKRNELTEDKVEEIPNGGDGKDNDGEEQKKTVVTEQDFVDKPEEEKKKAKGTKGDGKMSTTEEEIEKNKNGDVENEEISEPMVKKQKAKKKKKEKTDSEENPLQIVEEKKVKKKKTVDGEENPERIGEEKKAKKKRTAGSEENSEQRVEEDGETAEQVVQEKKAKKKKKEKPDEDNSEQIVEEKKKKRKHKSGQNEETSEQIAEDNTTMTNKSESHDREETPEQITEVKKKKKKKDSLKNNDTEPLPPPDPETSSPPTEKKKKKSKLKSAEVPETPAVSVQDASASLTLPTPSSDTSHKKKKGCEDV; this is translated from the exons ATGTCAACGGACGCATCAAAGCACGAGCTGACCCATCTGATCTACCGCCATTTGAAGGAGCATGGCTTCCACTCAGCTGCAGATGAGCTACAGAGACACAGCCTACAG cagGGGGAGAAAACAACATCTGCAACATTATTGGACATCTACAGTTCGTGGGTAAA TgactcaaaaaagaaaaagcagccGAAGTCAGTCAAAAGGACTCCAGTTAAGG CCACtccaaagaaaaagaaggacaaACCTACAAACAAagcagagacacagaaaaagaag TCTGTGccaacaaaaaggaaaagaagtgaAGGTAAATCTGCAGAAAATGTCATCAGTGCGAAAAAATCAAAGACCCAAACCAAAGACGAGGTGGTGGCTGCTGTAGGACACGATTCAGACTCTGACAGCAGTCTGGATGTAGATAAATGGAAGAAAATGGTCTTGCAGATGACAG AGTCTGACATGGCCAAGATGGACACCATCAATGCTCTCGACTCGTCCGCACCACCACCCATTAAAAAGAGAGTGAGGAAACCCCGGGCCAAGCAACCTGCCAAAACCGACACTCCAGTTCACCAGAATAACAGGACAGTTGGAAAGAATGAAATGGTGGAGGAGAAAGCCGTGACACAAACGCCAACAAAGAATAGTAAACCCAAGAGCAGCAGGCCAAAGAAGGGTGCACCTGTGACCTTGCCTGCCCCCCCGGGCCAAAACGCTGTAGAGGACGGGCCATCAGCATCCACTATTTCCCCGTCAAAACAGACActacacaaagagaaaagaaaaaaagatgaaactCCGAGTGAAGAAAAAACGGATGAGACAACACCTGGGCCCAAGAAGAAGAGGAATAAGAAGAAGAGAAATGAGCTTACTGAAGATAAAGTGGAAGAGATTCCAAATGGTGGAGATGGAAAAGACAATGACGGTGAAGAGCAAAAGAAAACTGTAGTCACAGAGCAAGACTTTGTGGATAAACctgaagaggagaagaaaaaggcCAAAGGAACAAAGGGAGATGGTAAAATGAGCACGACGGAAGAAGAAATTGAGAAGAACAAAAATGGGGATGTTGAGAACGAGGAAATTTCAGAGCCGATGGTGAAAAAACAGAAggccaagaagaagaaaaaggagaaaactgaTAGTGAGGAAAATCCACTGCAGATAGtggaagaaaagaaagtgaagaagaagaagacagttGATGGTGAGGAAAATCCAGAGCGGATAGGTGAggaaaagaaagcaaagaagAAAAGGACAGCTGGTAGTGAGGAAAACTCTGAGCAAAGAGTAGAAGAAGACGGAGAAACTGCAGAACAGGTAGTTcaagaaaagaaagcaaagaagaagaaaaaggagaaaccTGATGAAGACAATTCTGAGCAGATagttgaagaaaagaaaaagaaaagaaagcacaaaTCTGGCCAGAATGAGGAGACGTCAGAGCAGATAGCTGAAGACAATacaacaatgacaaataaatcggAGAGCCACGACAGAGAGGAGACCCCAGAGCAGATAactgaagtgaagaaaaagaaaaagaaaaaggactcATTGAAAAATAATGACACAGAACCACTACCTCCACCCGACCCCGAGACATCAAGTCCTccaacagagaagaagaaaa AGAAAAGCAAGTTGAAATCTGCTGAGGTCCCAGAAACCCCTGCGGTTTCTGTCCAAGATGCTTCGGCCTCACTAACCCTCCCAACGCCCTCAAGCGACACCAGCCACAAAAAG AAAAAGGGTTGTGAAGATGTTTGA